The proteins below come from a single Oncorhynchus keta strain PuntledgeMale-10-30-2019 chromosome 32, Oket_V2, whole genome shotgun sequence genomic window:
- the LOC118365598 gene encoding butyrophilin subfamily 1 member A1-like isoform X2, with translation MMQCFHFIVEPVKNITAKLKESRKRAKNEKREPLEENQLFIVELARDLNRVCQRSEVLENIWKLEDIWPTPLCRAFILEWASLLESKKRPMQSDGWPEESEWRKQDLFSENEMENAKRTIINWTKDLRAQPEQSVWPGEAVAQVLEDLQAAWRSRHMPNLLTAMELLMWVLLTQGLDKEAIPQQWLIWKQRTQKIGAARYIPHSVWDWISNAAVEISLDLDTANPDLLISNDEKKMRCGFERKDVPNYHQRFDGWWCATGVEGFNSGRHYWEVEVGERDFRLGVAKESALRKGFKSLNTDTGYLTLRLERGTELKALTVPFTALPPGLIPRKVAVYLDYDQGQLSFYDVDSRSHIYTYNESFNEKLFPLFGTTEIIKDLVIKSPGSKAYCLCPSLCLWG, from the exons ATGATGCAGTGTTTCCACTTTATAGTCGAGCCGGTCAAGAACATCACAGCCAAGCTTAAG GAATCTCGCAAGAGGGCGAAGAATGAGAAGAGAGAGCCACTGGAAGAGAATCAGCTGTTTATAGTGGAGCTGGCTAGAGATCTCAATCGAGTGTGCCAG AGGTCTGAGGTGCTGGAGAACATCTGGAAACTAGAGGACATCTggcccactcctctttgcagggCCTTCATCCTGGAGTGGGCGTCTCTGCTGGAGAGCAAG AAGAGGCCCATGCAGTCGGATGGCTGGCCAGAGGAGAGCGAGTGGAGGAAGCAGGACCTGTTCAGTGAGAATGAAATGGAGAACGCTAAGAGGACCATCATCAACTGGACCAAGGACCTGAGAGCCCAACCTGAGCAAAGTGTGTGGCCTGGGGAGGCTGTGGCTCAAGTTCTGGAGGACCTCCAGGCTGCATGGAGGAGTCGCCACATGCCCAACCTCCTGACAGCCATGGAACTGCTCATGTGGGTCTTACTGACACAGGGCCTGGACAAG GAAGCCATCCCTCAACAGTGGCTCATATGGAAGCAGAGGACTCAGAAGATAGGTGCTGCCCGCTACATTCCTCACTCAG TATGGGACTGGATCTCTAATGCAGCAGTGGAGATTTCCCTTGACCTGGACACAGCCAACCCTGACCTGCTGATCTCCAACGACGAGAAGAAGATGCGCTGCGGCTTCGAGAGAAAGGATGTGCCAAACTACCACCAGCGCTTCGATGGCTGGTGGTGCGCCACAGGGGTTGAGGGTTTCAACTCTGGCCGCCACTActgggaggtggaggtgggggagcGGGACTTTCGGCTGGGTGTGGCCAAGGAGTCAGCCCTGAGGAAGGGCTTCAAGTCCCTGAACACAGATACGGGCTACCTGACCCTGCGCCTGGAGAGGGGCACGGAGCTCAAGGCCCTGACTGTGCCCTTCACCGCCCTGCCGCCTGGTCTTATCCCCCGCAAGGTGGCCGTCTACCTGGACTACGACCAGGGCCAGCTGTCCTTCTACGACGTAGACAGCCGCTCCCACATCTACACCTACAATGAGAGCTTCAATGAGAAGCTGTTCCCTCTGTTCGGCACGACAGAGATCATTAAGGACCTGGTGATCAAGTCCCCTGGGAGCAAGGCCTATTgcctctgtccctccctgtgCCTGTGGGGCTGA
- the LOC118365598 gene encoding butyrophilin subfamily 1 member A1-like isoform X1, with amino-acid sequence MMQCFHFIVEPVKNITAKLKESRKRAKNEKREPLEENQLFIVELARDLNRVCQRSEVLENIWKLEDIWPTPLCRAFILEWASLLESKQKRPMQSDGWPEESEWRKQDLFSENEMENAKRTIINWTKDLRAQPEQSVWPGEAVAQVLEDLQAAWRSRHMPNLLTAMELLMWVLLTQGLDKEAIPQQWLIWKQRTQKIGAARYIPHSVWDWISNAAVEISLDLDTANPDLLISNDEKKMRCGFERKDVPNYHQRFDGWWCATGVEGFNSGRHYWEVEVGERDFRLGVAKESALRKGFKSLNTDTGYLTLRLERGTELKALTVPFTALPPGLIPRKVAVYLDYDQGQLSFYDVDSRSHIYTYNESFNEKLFPLFGTTEIIKDLVIKSPGSKAYCLCPSLCLWG; translated from the exons ATGATGCAGTGTTTCCACTTTATAGTCGAGCCGGTCAAGAACATCACAGCCAAGCTTAAG GAATCTCGCAAGAGGGCGAAGAATGAGAAGAGAGAGCCACTGGAAGAGAATCAGCTGTTTATAGTGGAGCTGGCTAGAGATCTCAATCGAGTGTGCCAG AGGTCTGAGGTGCTGGAGAACATCTGGAAACTAGAGGACATCTggcccactcctctttgcagggCCTTCATCCTGGAGTGGGCGTCTCTGCTGGAGAGCAAG CAGAAGAGGCCCATGCAGTCGGATGGCTGGCCAGAGGAGAGCGAGTGGAGGAAGCAGGACCTGTTCAGTGAGAATGAAATGGAGAACGCTAAGAGGACCATCATCAACTGGACCAAGGACCTGAGAGCCCAACCTGAGCAAAGTGTGTGGCCTGGGGAGGCTGTGGCTCAAGTTCTGGAGGACCTCCAGGCTGCATGGAGGAGTCGCCACATGCCCAACCTCCTGACAGCCATGGAACTGCTCATGTGGGTCTTACTGACACAGGGCCTGGACAAG GAAGCCATCCCTCAACAGTGGCTCATATGGAAGCAGAGGACTCAGAAGATAGGTGCTGCCCGCTACATTCCTCACTCAG TATGGGACTGGATCTCTAATGCAGCAGTGGAGATTTCCCTTGACCTGGACACAGCCAACCCTGACCTGCTGATCTCCAACGACGAGAAGAAGATGCGCTGCGGCTTCGAGAGAAAGGATGTGCCAAACTACCACCAGCGCTTCGATGGCTGGTGGTGCGCCACAGGGGTTGAGGGTTTCAACTCTGGCCGCCACTActgggaggtggaggtgggggagcGGGACTTTCGGCTGGGTGTGGCCAAGGAGTCAGCCCTGAGGAAGGGCTTCAAGTCCCTGAACACAGATACGGGCTACCTGACCCTGCGCCTGGAGAGGGGCACGGAGCTCAAGGCCCTGACTGTGCCCTTCACCGCCCTGCCGCCTGGTCTTATCCCCCGCAAGGTGGCCGTCTACCTGGACTACGACCAGGGCCAGCTGTCCTTCTACGACGTAGACAGCCGCTCCCACATCTACACCTACAATGAGAGCTTCAATGAGAAGCTGTTCCCTCTGTTCGGCACGACAGAGATCATTAAGGACCTGGTGATCAAGTCCCCTGGGAGCAAGGCCTATTgcctctgtccctccctgtgCCTGTGGGGCTGA
- the recql5 gene encoding ATP-dependent DNA helicase Q5 isoform X2, which produces MTSIKKALKTHFGFDKFRSQKQEDVVKAVVKGDRDVFVCMPTGAGKSLCYQLPAVLAKGITLVISPLIALIQDQVDHLRDLNIPACSINSKLPAGERRLILADLESESPRLKLLYITPEMVASSAFQPCLTGLLSRSLLSYLAVDEAHCVSQWGHDFRPDYLKLGSLRARLPGIPCVALTATAPQKVQEDIAKSLRLRSPLSFATPVFRSNLHYEVVYRELLEDPYKHLHAFIREALTMGECPKGQGCGIVYCRTRDGCETVAYQLTKLGVLAKPYHAGLKAGDRTEAQTDWMQGKVLVIVATISFGMGVDKSNVRFVAHWNLAKSLASYYQESGRAGRDGLPSSCRTYYSPKDREQLNFLIRKEVARKQAKRGSEKDQDKASITDFEAMVSFCEQEGCRHATISKFFGDQKPDCAGACDYCRDPKAVRAQLEKGATLCTKTGAAWSTQPRGPFGFDRDLYAGGRKGYGFERHDEEGWESGGDDDGSEHRRKEFGDLFKKQMNLRKVSEGHKDSFIPPDDNCPLREASSQKIPRLTVKAREHCVALLQEALNNHQVAAADTHRSETLSLAVDIEHEVFKITKSSNLYKAAVLKRVSEMKKGGAASAGGGGGGREGTSGSGESTEIKTESKDEAASSSSSLTEEQQGFTPASQIYSLKRKRIGAGLRGSSNPFQTASELLRASNCEGSTTGPGANSGTGSGGPDCLAGSGESAGEEERRKRKETNTGDTAPTISSSIRAKANAVSAFLNSPTKTGGKALSKKQKLAEAAKNSLNITQYFGRKPIEKSQEVEIRTNDVSSQAFSIPPQSLPTQEITPATVSMDTIPMDTSPMEIIPMETIPIETIPMDTIPTEINNLDNNDDEEVKEEAKLDLDSITVQNAHESKAKSLLKLRLCADSEESEALPSAKRSCPLQDSRKKVTFNPKVQETVLEPGSPSTAPKPVSLKEVADIVVRCLDPFYTQGKFATKYSKSSLL; this is translated from the exons ATGACTTCCATTAAAAAGGCGTTAAAAACCCATTTTGGGTTCGATAAGTTCCGATCCCAGAAGCAGGAGGACGTTGTTAAAGCAGTTGTTAAAG GTGACCGGGATGTTTTTGTGTGCATGCCCACCGGGGCAGGGAAGTCCCTCTGCTACCAGCTTCCCGCAGTGTTGGCTAAGGGTATTACCTTGGTCATATCCCCTCTTATCGCCCTCATCCAG GACCAAGTGGACCACCTAAGGGACCTGAACATTCCTGCATGCTCCATCAACTCCAAGCTCCCTGCAGGGGAGCGCCGTCTGATCCTGGCCGATCTGGAGAGTGAGAGCCCCAGGTTGAAGCTGCTTTACATCACCCCAGAGATGGTGGCCTCCTCTGCCTTCCAGCCCTGCCTTACAGGCCTACTCTCCCGGAGCCTCCTCTCCTACCTGGCTGTGGACGAGGCTCACTGTGTCTCCCAGTGGGGGCATGACTTCAGACCAGACTATCTCAAACTGGGCAGTCTGCGTGCCCGTCTTCCCGGGATACCCTGCGTGGCGCTGACGGCCACGGCACCCCAGAAGGTGCAGGAGGACATAGCAAAGTCCCTGAGGCTGCGATCACCGCTGTCCTTTGCCACACCTGTGTTTCGCAGTAACCTGCATTATGAGGTGGTGTACAGGGAGCTACTAGAGGACCCCTACAAGCACCTACATGCCTTCATCAGGGAGGCCCTGACCATGGGGGAATGCCCCAAAGGACAG GGTTGTGGAATTGTGTACTGTCGGACCAGAGATGGCTGTGAGACGGTGGCTTACCAACTGACTAAGCTGGGAGTCCTGGCCAAGCCTTACCATGCAG GGTTGAAGGCAGGAGATCGCACAGAGGCTCAGACTGATTGGATGCAGGGTAAGGTGCTTGTCATTGTGGCCACCATCAGCTTTGGCATGGGGGTGGACAAATCTAATGTCAGGTTTGTGGCCCATTGGAACCTTGCCAAGTCACTAGCCAGTTACTACCAGGAATCTGGGCGTGCAGGGCGAGACGGCCTGCCCTCTTCCTGCAGGACGTACTACTCCCCCAAGGACAGGGAGCAGTTGAACTTCCTCATCCGCAAGGAGGTGGCCCGCAAACAG GCAAAGCGTGGCTCCGAGAAAGATCAGGACAAGGCTTCCATCACAGACTTCGAGGCCATGGTGTCATTCTGTGAGCAAGAGGG CTGCCGCCATGCCACCATCTCCAAGTTCTTTGGGGACCAGAAGCCGGACTGTGCGGGGGCCTGTGACTACTGTCGTGACCCCAAGGCTGTGCGGGCCCAGCTGGAGAAGGGGGCCACTTTGTGCACCAAGACTGGAGCAGCTTGGAGCACACAGCCCAGGGGCCCGTTTGGATTTGACCGTGACCTCTACGCCGGGGGGAGGAAGGGCTACGGCTTTGAGAG GCATGATGAGGAGGGCTGGGagagtggtggtgatgatgatggctCCGAGCATCGGAGGAAGGAGTTTGGAGATCTCTTCAAGAAACAAATGAACCTGCGCAAG GTGTCTGAGGGACACAAAGATTCATTTATCCCCCCAG ATGATAACTGCCCACTCAGGGAGGCCAGCAGCCAGAAAATCCCCAGGCTCACTGTCAAG GCCCGGGAGCACTGTGTGGCCCTGTTACAGGAGGCTCTGAACAACCACCAGGTGGcagcagcagacacacacag ATCTGAAACACTCTCCTTGGCAGTGGATATTGAACATGAGGTCTTCAAGATCACCAAGTCTTCCAACCTGTACAAAGCAGCTGTCCTGAAGAGA gtatcagagatgaagAAGGGAGGGGCTGCCtctgcaggaggaggaggaggaggaagagaagggaccAGCGGCTCTGGGGAATCCACAGAGATAAAGACTGAATCCAAAGACGAAGcagcctcctcctcttcctccttgacTGAGGAGCAGCAGGGCTTCACGCCTGCCTCACAGATCTACTCA CTAAAGCGGAAGAGAATAGGAGCAGGTCTGAGGGGCTCCTCCAACCCCTTCCAGACTGCCAGTGAGCTGCTGAGGGCCTCTAACTGTGAGGGCTCCACTACAGGTCCAGGGGCCAACAGTGGGACAGGGAGCGGGGGCCCTGACTGCCTGGCTGGGTCTGGAGAGTCAGccggtgaggaggagaggaggaagaggaaggagacaaATACTGGAGATACAGCACCAACCATCAGCTCCTCCATCAGAGCTAAAGCCAATGCAGTCTCTGCCTTCCTGAACAGTCCCACCAAGACAGGAGGCAAGGCCCTGAGCAAGAAGCAGAAGCTAGCAGAGGCTGCTAAGAACTCCCTCAACATTACCCAGTACTTTGGGAGGAAACCGATTGAAAAGAGTCAAGAGGTGGAGATAAGAACCAATGATGTGTCATCTCAGGCCTTTTCAATACCACCCCAGTCACTCCCCACTCAGGAAATCACACCTGCTACTGTCTCCATGGATACCATCCCTATGGACACTAGTCCCATGGAAATCATCCCCATGGAAACCATCCCCATTGAAACTATCCCTATGGACACCATCCCCACAGAAATCAACAACTTggataataatgatgatgaagAGGTTAAAGAGGAAGCTAAACTGGACTTGGACTCTATCACAGT GCAAAATGCACATGAAAGCAAGGCTAAATCGTTGCTAAAACTAAGG ctatgtgcagacagtgaagagagtgaGGCCCTCCCCTCAGCCAAGCGCAGCTGCCCCCtacaggacagcaggaagaaggtGACCTTTAACCCCAAAGTCCAGGAGACTGTACTGGAGCCAGGGAGCCCAAGCACAGCCCCCAAGCCTGTGTCTCTGAAGGAGGTGGCTGACATTGTGGTGCGCTGTCTAGACCCTTTCTATACGCAGGGCAAGTTTGCCAccaag TATTCCAAATCTTCCTTGTTGTAG
- the npm2a gene encoding nucleoplasmin-2a, which yields MDLSLSPSVSDTVCVLWGCELNDTQRKAVFEIAEDLLEHQFFIRTMCLSAEASKEMHVVEVQDRVGECCKPVPIATLHPMCQPMVSFSGFELIPPVIFNLRSGQGPLFISGQHLTLVYEEEEEEKEEEEEKEGF from the exons ATGGATCTCTCCCTTTCACCCTCTGTTTCTGACACGGTCTGTGTGCTCTGGG GCTGTGAGCTGAATGACACCCAGAGAAAGGCAGTGTTTGAAATAGCGGAGGATTTGTTGGAGCATCAGTTCTTTATCCGAACG ATGTGTCTGAGTGCAGAGGCCAGTAAGGAGATGCATGTGGTGGAGGTACAGGACAGAGTTGGGGAATGCTGCAAGCCAGTGCCCATTGCCACACTTCACCCTATGTGCCAACCTATGGTCAGTTTCAGTGGGTTTGAGCTCATCCCACCTGTCATCTTCAACCTTCGCTCTGGGCAGGGCCCCCTTTTCATTTCTGGACAGCATTTGACAT TGGtctatgaagaggaggaggaggagaaggaggaggaggaggagaaggagggctTCTAA
- the recql5 gene encoding ATP-dependent DNA helicase Q5 isoform X1, which translates to MTSIKKALKTHFGFDKFRSQKQEDVVKAVVKGDRDVFVCMPTGAGKSLCYQLPAVLAKGITLVISPLIALIQDQVDHLRDLNIPACSINSKLPAGERRLILADLESESPRLKLLYITPEMVASSAFQPCLTGLLSRSLLSYLAVDEAHCVSQWGHDFRPDYLKLGSLRARLPGIPCVALTATAPQKVQEDIAKSLRLRSPLSFATPVFRSNLHYEVVYRELLEDPYKHLHAFIREALTMGECPKGQGCGIVYCRTRDGCETVAYQLTKLGVLAKPYHAGLKAGDRTEAQTDWMQGKVLVIVATISFGMGVDKSNVRFVAHWNLAKSLASYYQESGRAGRDGLPSSCRTYYSPKDREQLNFLIRKEVARKQAKRGSEKDQDKASITDFEAMVSFCEQEGCRHATISKFFGDQKPDCAGACDYCRDPKAVRAQLEKGATLCTKTGAAWSTQPRGPFGFDRDLYAGGRKGYGFERHDEEGWESGGDDDGSEHRRKEFGDLFKKQMNLRKVSEGHKDSFIPPDDNCPLREASSQKIPRLTVKAREHCVALLQEALNNHQVAAADTHRSETLSLAVDIEHEVFKITKSSNLYKAAVLKRVSEMKKGGAASAGGGGGGREGTSGSGESTEIKTESKDEAASSSSSLTEEQQGFTPASQIYSLKRKRIGAGLRGSSNPFQTASELLRASNCEGSTTGPGANSGTGSGGPDCLAGSGESAGEEERRKRKETNTGDTAPTISSSIRAKANAVSAFLNSPTKTGGKALSKKQKLAEAAKNSLNITQYFGRKPIEKSQEVEIRTNDVSSQAFSIPPQSLPTQEITPATVSMDTIPMDTSPMEIIPMETIPIETIPMDTIPTEINNLDNNDDEEVKEEAKLDLDSITVQNAHESKAKSLLKLRLCADSEESEALPSAKRSCPLQDSRKKVTFNPKVQETVLEPGSPSTAPKPVSLKEVADIVVRCLDPFYTQGKFATKELFKSFARYLSHLLAEGRSRGRGQVKMQARNLIKKFFSSVKRCESEADWKHLKGPHSTETSEHRGMGGGGTMNRKVEEDNNLGV; encoded by the exons ATGACTTCCATTAAAAAGGCGTTAAAAACCCATTTTGGGTTCGATAAGTTCCGATCCCAGAAGCAGGAGGACGTTGTTAAAGCAGTTGTTAAAG GTGACCGGGATGTTTTTGTGTGCATGCCCACCGGGGCAGGGAAGTCCCTCTGCTACCAGCTTCCCGCAGTGTTGGCTAAGGGTATTACCTTGGTCATATCCCCTCTTATCGCCCTCATCCAG GACCAAGTGGACCACCTAAGGGACCTGAACATTCCTGCATGCTCCATCAACTCCAAGCTCCCTGCAGGGGAGCGCCGTCTGATCCTGGCCGATCTGGAGAGTGAGAGCCCCAGGTTGAAGCTGCTTTACATCACCCCAGAGATGGTGGCCTCCTCTGCCTTCCAGCCCTGCCTTACAGGCCTACTCTCCCGGAGCCTCCTCTCCTACCTGGCTGTGGACGAGGCTCACTGTGTCTCCCAGTGGGGGCATGACTTCAGACCAGACTATCTCAAACTGGGCAGTCTGCGTGCCCGTCTTCCCGGGATACCCTGCGTGGCGCTGACGGCCACGGCACCCCAGAAGGTGCAGGAGGACATAGCAAAGTCCCTGAGGCTGCGATCACCGCTGTCCTTTGCCACACCTGTGTTTCGCAGTAACCTGCATTATGAGGTGGTGTACAGGGAGCTACTAGAGGACCCCTACAAGCACCTACATGCCTTCATCAGGGAGGCCCTGACCATGGGGGAATGCCCCAAAGGACAG GGTTGTGGAATTGTGTACTGTCGGACCAGAGATGGCTGTGAGACGGTGGCTTACCAACTGACTAAGCTGGGAGTCCTGGCCAAGCCTTACCATGCAG GGTTGAAGGCAGGAGATCGCACAGAGGCTCAGACTGATTGGATGCAGGGTAAGGTGCTTGTCATTGTGGCCACCATCAGCTTTGGCATGGGGGTGGACAAATCTAATGTCAGGTTTGTGGCCCATTGGAACCTTGCCAAGTCACTAGCCAGTTACTACCAGGAATCTGGGCGTGCAGGGCGAGACGGCCTGCCCTCTTCCTGCAGGACGTACTACTCCCCCAAGGACAGGGAGCAGTTGAACTTCCTCATCCGCAAGGAGGTGGCCCGCAAACAG GCAAAGCGTGGCTCCGAGAAAGATCAGGACAAGGCTTCCATCACAGACTTCGAGGCCATGGTGTCATTCTGTGAGCAAGAGGG CTGCCGCCATGCCACCATCTCCAAGTTCTTTGGGGACCAGAAGCCGGACTGTGCGGGGGCCTGTGACTACTGTCGTGACCCCAAGGCTGTGCGGGCCCAGCTGGAGAAGGGGGCCACTTTGTGCACCAAGACTGGAGCAGCTTGGAGCACACAGCCCAGGGGCCCGTTTGGATTTGACCGTGACCTCTACGCCGGGGGGAGGAAGGGCTACGGCTTTGAGAG GCATGATGAGGAGGGCTGGGagagtggtggtgatgatgatggctCCGAGCATCGGAGGAAGGAGTTTGGAGATCTCTTCAAGAAACAAATGAACCTGCGCAAG GTGTCTGAGGGACACAAAGATTCATTTATCCCCCCAG ATGATAACTGCCCACTCAGGGAGGCCAGCAGCCAGAAAATCCCCAGGCTCACTGTCAAG GCCCGGGAGCACTGTGTGGCCCTGTTACAGGAGGCTCTGAACAACCACCAGGTGGcagcagcagacacacacag ATCTGAAACACTCTCCTTGGCAGTGGATATTGAACATGAGGTCTTCAAGATCACCAAGTCTTCCAACCTGTACAAAGCAGCTGTCCTGAAGAGA gtatcagagatgaagAAGGGAGGGGCTGCCtctgcaggaggaggaggaggaggaagagaagggaccAGCGGCTCTGGGGAATCCACAGAGATAAAGACTGAATCCAAAGACGAAGcagcctcctcctcttcctccttgacTGAGGAGCAGCAGGGCTTCACGCCTGCCTCACAGATCTACTCA CTAAAGCGGAAGAGAATAGGAGCAGGTCTGAGGGGCTCCTCCAACCCCTTCCAGACTGCCAGTGAGCTGCTGAGGGCCTCTAACTGTGAGGGCTCCACTACAGGTCCAGGGGCCAACAGTGGGACAGGGAGCGGGGGCCCTGACTGCCTGGCTGGGTCTGGAGAGTCAGccggtgaggaggagaggaggaagaggaaggagacaaATACTGGAGATACAGCACCAACCATCAGCTCCTCCATCAGAGCTAAAGCCAATGCAGTCTCTGCCTTCCTGAACAGTCCCACCAAGACAGGAGGCAAGGCCCTGAGCAAGAAGCAGAAGCTAGCAGAGGCTGCTAAGAACTCCCTCAACATTACCCAGTACTTTGGGAGGAAACCGATTGAAAAGAGTCAAGAGGTGGAGATAAGAACCAATGATGTGTCATCTCAGGCCTTTTCAATACCACCCCAGTCACTCCCCACTCAGGAAATCACACCTGCTACTGTCTCCATGGATACCATCCCTATGGACACTAGTCCCATGGAAATCATCCCCATGGAAACCATCCCCATTGAAACTATCCCTATGGACACCATCCCCACAGAAATCAACAACTTggataataatgatgatgaagAGGTTAAAGAGGAAGCTAAACTGGACTTGGACTCTATCACAGT GCAAAATGCACATGAAAGCAAGGCTAAATCGTTGCTAAAACTAAGG ctatgtgcagacagtgaagagagtgaGGCCCTCCCCTCAGCCAAGCGCAGCTGCCCCCtacaggacagcaggaagaaggtGACCTTTAACCCCAAAGTCCAGGAGACTGTACTGGAGCCAGGGAGCCCAAGCACAGCCCCCAAGCCTGTGTCTCTGAAGGAGGTGGCTGACATTGTGGTGCGCTGTCTAGACCCTTTCTATACGCAGGGCAAGTTTGCCAccaag GAGCTGTTCAAGTCATTTGCCCGCTACTTGTCTCATCTACTAGCAGAGgggaggagtaggggaagaggtcAAG TGAAAATGCAGGCCAGGAATCTGATAAAGAAGTTCTTCAGCAGTGTGAAGCGCTGTGAGAGTGAAGCAGACTGGAAGCACCTGAAGGGACCACACAGCACTGAGACCTCTGAACacagagggatgggaggaggcGGGACTATGAACAGAAAGGTGGAGGAGGATAACAACCTGGGGGTCTGa